A single Mustelus asterias chromosome 4, sMusAst1.hap1.1, whole genome shotgun sequence DNA region contains:
- the pdcd5 gene encoding programmed cell death protein 5, translating into MEDQELEAIRRQRLAELRSQRGDAPDDQQNQQEAKQRESEMRNGILAQVLDQSARARLSNLALVKPEKAKSVENYLIQMARFGQLGGKISESGLIEILEKVNQQMGKQTIVKFNRRKVMDSDEEDDY; encoded by the exons ATGGAGGATCAGGAATTGGAGGCGATTCGGCGCCAGAGACTGGCCGAGTTGCGGTCTCAGCGCGGG GATGCACCTGACGATCAGCAAAACCAGCAAGAGGCGAAGCAGCG GGAGTCAGAAATGAGGAATGGCATTCTTGCTCAAGTTTTAGATCAATCTGCTCGTGCCAGAT TGAGTAATTTGGCTCTGGTGAAACCCGAGAAAGCCAAATCGGTGGAGAATTACCTTATCCAGATGGCACGATTTGGGCAGCTTGGTGGAAAA ATTTCTGAATCAGGATTGATTGAAATCCTTGAGAAAGTCAACCAACAAATGGGAAAGCAAACTATTGTCAAG TTCAACAGACGGAAAGTAATGGAttctgatgaagaagatgattaCTGA